A single region of the Gemella sp. zg-570 genome encodes:
- a CDS encoding holin family protein → MNTLLNYKLIISSIGGVLGAFLGGMDGLIYALLAFSVIDYVTGIMCAIDKKELSSSVGFKGIARKIIIFSLVGVANILDVYSLGHVGVLRAVVIFFYLSNEGISILENASKLGLPIPEKLKSILSQLKEREEK, encoded by the coding sequence ATGAATACATTATTAAATTATAAACTTATAATCTCAAGTATAGGTGGCGTTTTAGGAGCATTTTTAGGAGGTATGGACGGACTTATTTATGCACTTTTAGCATTTTCAGTAATAGACTATGTGACTGGAATAATGTGTGCAATTGATAAAAAAGAATTATCTAGTTCAGTAGGCTTTAAGGGAATAGCTAGAAAAATTATTATATTTTCACTAGTTGGGGTAGCTAACATACTAGATGTTTATAGTTTAGGTCATGTAGGAGTATTAAGAGCAGTGGTAATATTTTTCTACCTATCTAACGAAGGAATTTCAATACTAGAGAATGCCTCTAAATTGGGACTACCTATACCAGAAAAACTAAAATCAATATTAAGTCAACTAAAAGAAAGAGAGGAAAAATAA
- a CDS encoding N-acetylmuramoyl-L-alanine amidase, protein MSNSPLVNYINLSPNHSGLRNHKIDTITIHHMAGNLSVETCSNIFASPSRQASSNYGVDSNGRVGMYVEEKNRSWCSSSAANDNRAITIEVANDEYGGIWHVSDIALEKTIELCVDICSRNGINKLEYTGDTTGNLTKHEWFANTNCPGPYLGSKFPYIAAEVNKRLSGQLSTPVQQTDTNLDDVARQVINGQFGNGNDRIQRLRAAGYDPFHVQERVNVLLGKGTVAKPILKSVDEVAREVLNGKWGNGDARKSALANAGYDYNQVQVKVNELVSGNVTPSLKPIDVVAREVINGHWGNGQERKHRLTQAGYDYDHVQQKVNEILS, encoded by the coding sequence ATGAGTAATAGCCCTTTAGTAAATTATATAAATTTAAGTCCTAATCACAGTGGACTTAGAAACCATAAAATAGACACAATCACAATACATCATATGGCAGGAAATTTATCAGTAGAAACATGTAGTAATATATTTGCATCACCTAGCAGACAAGCTAGTAGTAATTACGGAGTAGATTCTAATGGTAGAGTTGGGATGTATGTTGAGGAAAAAAACCGTTCTTGGTGTTCATCAAGCGCAGCTAATGATAATAGAGCAATAACAATAGAAGTAGCAAACGATGAATATGGAGGGATATGGCATGTAAGTGACATAGCATTAGAAAAAACAATAGAACTTTGTGTAGATATATGTTCTAGAAATGGAATTAATAAATTAGAATATACAGGAGATACAACAGGAAACCTAACAAAACATGAGTGGTTTGCGAATACGAACTGTCCAGGACCGTATCTTGGCAGTAAGTTCCCCTATATTGCAGCTGAAGTGAATAAGCGATTAAGTGGGCAGTTATCGACACCTGTTCAACAAACCGATACGAATCTTGATGATGTGGCACGACAAGTTATCAACGGACAGTTTGGGAATGGAAATGACAGAATACAACGATTACGTGCTGCTGGGTATGATCCATTTCATGTGCAAGAAAGGGTTAATGTATTGCTTGGAAAAGGAACGGTGGCGAAACCAATACTAAAATCTGTTGATGAAGTCGCTAGAGAAGTATTGAATGGGAAATGGGGCAATGGCGATGCGCGCAAATCTGCGCTAGCAAATGCAGGATATGATTATAACCAAGTACAAGTTAAAGTTAACGAACTAGTGAGTGGAAACGTGACGCCATCTTTAAAACCAATTGATGTGGTCGCAAGAGAAGTCATCAACGGTCATTGGGGTAATGGACAAGAGAGAAAGCATCGATTAACCCAAGCGGGATACGATTATGATCACGTTCAACAAAAAGTGAATGAAATATTGAGTTAA
- a CDS encoding SHOCT domain-containing protein gives MIKIEYKNERLYQTTMMTLKKLHQQKLITKEEFQKMEQIFKEKYHPEISVLFSQLT, from the coding sequence ATGATTAAAATAGAGTATAAAAACGAAAGATTGTATCAGACAACAATGATGACACTAAAAAAATTACATCAACAAAAGTTAATTACTAAAGAGGAATTTCAAAAGATGGAGCAAATATTTAAAGAAAAATATCATCCTGAAATTAGTGTATTATTCTCGCAATTGACTTGA
- a CDS encoding phage tail tape measure protein, which produces MDEALKKTIESIKNAGSETEALTIATKIFGTKGAAEMTRAIREGRFSIDDLSKSMSEYEDVVDKTFEGTEDGIDKFKVASNNAKLALGSLGETISDVLGPILQGIATVFGGIATWLNSLSPTAKQIVVIIGLIVATIGPLLVIIGTVIGSIGNLITGVATISGAFSAMSGVMAGLSGAIVQMLAIIAAVVTLISIGSYLKDHWSEIKDFFINLWEGIKTYFSETWTAISTTITVVWEVIKNYFSTTLTAISLIFTTAWEGVKTYFTELWQSITLVVTTVWENIKTYFTTTFTAIQTIFTTAWESIKNFLSTTWEVIKTIFQTVLDVIKNIITSYWDFVFQTTSTIWNSIKDFLSTIWQNISNSINTIVQAISDFISTSWNNIKNVISNILDAIFNTVSNIWNNIYSTISNLVNSAYSWGSDLISGLVQGIKNKISAVVDAVKGVADTIWSYLHFSVPEVGPLTDYEDWMPDFIKGLSKGLDSSRSLLKNSVSKLSNDLVINPALKGFTLPRVNATSGISSDDLNKLIQAINIPHETTGDIVIPVYLGATLLDEIIINAQNRQIIKSGGR; this is translated from the coding sequence ATGGATGAAGCCCTTAAGAAAACAATTGAATCGATAAAAAATGCAGGGAGTGAAACTGAAGCACTAACGATTGCGACTAAGATTTTCGGAACTAAAGGTGCTGCAGAGATGACTAGGGCTATAAGAGAAGGTAGATTTTCTATAGATGATTTATCAAAAAGTATGTCTGAGTACGAGGATGTTGTAGACAAAACATTTGAAGGAACAGAGGATGGTATAGATAAATTTAAAGTAGCTAGTAATAACGCTAAGCTAGCATTAGGTAGTTTAGGAGAAACAATTTCTGATGTTTTAGGTCCAATTTTACAAGGGATCGCTACAGTTTTTGGAGGTATAGCAACTTGGTTGAATAGTTTAAGTCCAACAGCTAAACAGATAGTCGTAATAATTGGGCTTATAGTAGCTACGATAGGTCCACTTTTAGTAATAATCGGTACAGTCATTGGTTCTATAGGAAATTTAATAACGGGTGTTGCAACAATTTCTGGTGCTTTTAGTGCGATGAGTGGTGTAATGGCTGGTTTATCTGGTGCGATAGTACAAATGCTCGCTATAATAGCTGCGGTTGTAACATTGATATCTATAGGTAGTTATTTAAAAGATCATTGGAGTGAAATAAAAGACTTTTTTATAAATCTTTGGGAAGGGATAAAAACTTACTTTTCAGAAACATGGACGGCTATTAGTACTACTATAACCGTTGTGTGGGAAGTTATTAAAAATTATTTTTCAACAACACTCACAGCTATTAGTCTTATATTTACAACTGCTTGGGAGGGTGTTAAAACTTATTTTACAGAACTTTGGCAAAGTATAACCTTAGTAGTGACTACAGTTTGGGAGAATATCAAAACATATTTTACAACTACCTTTACGGCTATTCAAACTATCTTCACAACCGCGTGGGAGAGTATAAAAAATTTCTTATCAACAACTTGGGAAGTAATAAAAACAATTTTCCAAACAGTTCTTGATGTAATAAAAAATATCATTACAAGTTACTGGGATTTTGTATTCCAAACTACAAGTACAATTTGGAATAGTATAAAAGATTTCTTATCTACTATATGGCAAAATATTAGTAATTCTATAAATACGATAGTACAAGCAATTAGTGATTTTATAAGCACCTCTTGGAATAATATAAAGAATGTTATAAGTAATATTTTAGATGCTATTTTTAACACAGTTTCAAATATCTGGAATAATATTTATTCAACAATTTCTAATCTTGTAAACTCAGCTTATTCTTGGGGGAGTGATTTAATTTCAGGGTTAGTACAAGGTATAAAAAATAAAATTAGTGCAGTAGTAGACGCAGTAAAAGGAGTAGCTGATACCATTTGGAGTTATCTACACTTTAGTGTGCCAGAAGTAGGGCCACTTACAGATTATGAGGATTGGATGCCAGACTTTATAAAAGGATTGTCTAAAGGTTTAGATAGTAGTAGAAGTCTTTTGAAAAACTCGGTATCTAAGTTATCAAATGATTTGGTGATAAATCCAGCTTTAAAAGGATTCACACTTCCAAGAGTGAATGCAACATCAGGTATAAGTAGTGATGATTTAAACAAATTAATTCAAGCTATAAATATACCACACGAGACAACTGGTGATATAGTTATCCCAGTTTACTTAGGTGCAACATTACTTGATGAAATAATAATAAATGCACAAAACAGACAAATTATAAAATCAGGAGGAAGGTAA
- a CDS encoding ATP-binding protein, with amino-acid sequence MEDSRIEYKIDIPEKQNKLKAEIVSFLNSEGGEVHLGVNDDGTINRSLIENKQQEWEQILSNWVVNAFSPDATNLIYIHPNEVPFKIRILEGKDKPYFYKDGEGFNSKGVFIRVGSTKRVASFDEIQRMIRQHSSNDFESISIDRNDLTFEYIENRFKEKGIKFDVYALSLIGKDNKYNNAALLLSDQNPTISKFAVFQGRDVSVFLDKKEFTGSILKQLDEILYFASLSNRKRITISGKPDRDEYLDIPKRALREAIVNCYCHRDYTLSGDVKIEFYDDRVQIFSPGSLPDGLTLENIKMGMVAKRNKIIVNTLDKIDVIENYASGVRRIFEDYADFKKQPEYYISNNGIIVTLFNRNYEVQNDTQNDTQNDTQKLIFINRGEQIIQLIKNNPQITADEMKDILSLSKSTIRRELAKLKKENKLEYIGSSKKGYWKLKNN; translated from the coding sequence ATGGAAGATAGTAGAATTGAATATAAAATTGATATTCCAGAAAAACAAAACAAACTAAAAGCTGAAATAGTATCTTTCTTAAACAGCGAAGGTGGAGAAGTTCATTTAGGAGTAAATGATGATGGTACTATAAATAGGTCATTAATAGAAAATAAGCAACAAGAATGGGAACAAATATTATCTAATTGGGTTGTTAATGCTTTTAGCCCTGATGCTACCAACTTAATTTATATTCATCCAAATGAAGTACCTTTTAAGATTAGAATATTAGAAGGTAAAGATAAACCATATTTTTATAAAGATGGTGAAGGTTTTAATTCTAAAGGTGTTTTTATTAGAGTTGGTAGCACAAAAAGAGTAGCTAGCTTTGATGAAATACAAAGAATGATTAGACAACATTCTTCAAATGATTTTGAATCAATAAGTATTGATAGAAATGATTTAACTTTTGAATATATTGAAAATAGATTTAAAGAAAAAGGTATTAAGTTTGATGTATATGCCTTATCTCTAATAGGTAAAGATAACAAATATAATAATGCTGCGTTACTTTTAAGTGATCAAAATCCAACAATTAGTAAATTTGCAGTATTTCAAGGAAGAGATGTTAGTGTATTTCTTGATAAAAAAGAGTTCACAGGTTCAATTTTAAAGCAATTAGATGAAATACTTTATTTTGCTAGTTTATCAAATAGAAAACGAATCACAATTTCAGGCAAACCTGATAGAGATGAATATTTAGATATTCCTAAAAGAGCTTTAAGAGAAGCGATAGTAAATTGTTATTGTCATAGGGATTACACTTTAAGTGGTGATGTAAAAATTGAATTTTATGATGATAGAGTTCAAATTTTTTCACCAGGAAGTTTACCTGATGGATTAACACTTGAAAATATAAAAATGGGTATGGTAGCTAAAAGAAATAAAATCATTGTTAACACATTGGATAAAATTGATGTTATTGAAAATTATGCTTCAGGAGTTAGAAGAATTTTTGAAGATTATGCAGATTTTAAAAAACAACCAGAATATTATATTTCAAATAATGGAATAATTGTAACATTGTTTAATCGTAACTATGAAGTTCAAAATGACACCCAAAACGACACCCAAAATGACACCCAAAAATTAATATTTATTAACAGAGGCGAACAAATCATTCAACTAATTAAAAATAATCCACAGATAACAGCAGATGAAATGAAAGATATATTGAGTTTATCAAAATCTACAATTAGAAGAGAACTTGCAAAACTAAAAAAAGAAAATAAATTAGAATATATCGGAAGTTCAAAAAAAGGTTATTGGAAATTAAAAAACAACTAA
- a CDS encoding DUF6017 domain-containing protein, translating to MSMYLFDEHPIIANKTLAREIGLNEALILQQINYWIEINKKTGNNFYEGRYWTYNSIRKWQENDFDYMSFDTVKRTFAKLEKQGYLLSGNFNKDPRDKTKWYTLNDEKLIELYQKIEQKKKEEELKILQENVDNFTEFNTMPNALGQNAPMEKGKIHQCNSSNCTNAFMQNAPMQYGNLPQPLPKITTKNTTEITSDISTNPSIIPLWTQTQEKNIEYEDNNIEIWKEGGMENKKSYHDYLEILRKNTCYYDHLEVGNHYRAEEIDEILTVLADVMVYDDNDYIKINQINMKASVVRERFLELRYDHLEHLVTILKNHDTEVRNIRAFILTAAYNILTTIQSYYTNKVGFDCNH from the coding sequence ATGAGTATGTATTTATTTGATGAACATCCAATCATCGCAAACAAAACACTTGCTAGAGAAATTGGATTAAATGAAGCACTAATATTACAACAAATAAATTATTGGATAGAAATAAACAAAAAAACTGGAAATAACTTTTATGAGGGAAGATATTGGACATACAATTCAATTAGGAAATGGCAAGAAAATGATTTTGACTATATGAGTTTTGATACTGTAAAACGAACTTTTGCTAAGTTAGAAAAACAAGGCTACTTACTAAGTGGAAATTTCAATAAAGACCCAAGAGATAAAACAAAATGGTATACATTAAATGATGAAAAACTTATAGAATTATATCAAAAAATAGAACAAAAGAAAAAAGAAGAAGAGCTAAAGATATTACAAGAAAATGTGGATAACTTTACAGAATTTAATACAATGCCCAATGCATTAGGGCAAAATGCCCCAATGGAAAAGGGCAAAATCCACCAATGCAATAGTTCAAATTGCACCAATGCATTTATGCAAAATGCCCCGATGCAATATGGCAATTTGCCCCAACCATTACCAAAGATTACTACAAAGAATACAACAGAGATTACTTCAGATATTTCTACAAATCCTTCCATCATTCCATTATGGACACAAACACAAGAAAAAAATATAGAGTATGAGGATAACAATATAGAAATATGGAAAGAAGGAGGGATGGAAAATAAAAAAAGTTATCATGACTATTTAGAAATACTTAGAAAAAACACATGCTATTATGATCATTTAGAAGTTGGTAATCATTACCGAGCAGAAGAGATAGATGAAATTCTGACAGTTCTTGCAGATGTTATGGTATATGACGATAATGACTATATAAAAATAAATCAAATAAATATGAAAGCTAGCGTTGTTAGAGAAAGATTTTTAGAACTTAGATATGATCATTTAGAACACTTGGTAACAATTTTAAAAAATCATGATACAGAAGTTAGAAATATCAGGGCTTTTATCTTAACAGCAGCCTATAACATTCTAACAACAATTCAATCTTACTATACCAATAAAGTGGGATTTGATTGTAATCACTGA
- a CDS encoding recombinase family protein gives MAKITKINTSKLLIKPKIKVAAYARVSMDTDRLRHSLSTQISYYNNLIQENPEWEYVGVYADLGITGTSIEKRVEFKRMMEDCKRGKIDLILTKSIQRFARNTVDLLNVVRELKSLGIEVWFEKENIQSLSGDGELMLSILASFAQEESRSISENVKWGTIKRFKQGIPNGKFSIYGYRWEGEHLVIIEDEAKIVRRIYKEYLSGKSRLQIEKMFDVEGIKTRKGYRWVDSNIKVILTNIHYTGNLLFQKEYVVDPISGKTRKNRGELPQYFVENTHEAIISMEDFKKVETEMKRRRNAGAIGNPSINTTALTSKIRCVHCQKNFQRAIRNQKEAKVYTWLCANRKAGKKANCQTGEIREGILKEILQEALGVKVIDDKLIEEKIDYIEIIKKEKIIVYKNDGHVLEKPYREKDRSSYYTKEIREQLSKQRRDKHQYKRTYNATPFTGLVECGKCANPYRSQGRTLTTGVYERRMYCNTKSTICQNTSIKQYTLERIICDVLNIESFDEKTMDDKVQRIFINDNKVTILLKNGIEETRVYKEKRPFIPWSEERRKNQKQNPRVWTDEERLKQSELMKKVRREKKWSTRK, from the coding sequence ATGGCAAAAATTACCAAAATAAATACCAGTAAACTACTGATAAAACCAAAAATTAAAGTGGCAGCTTATGCGCGTGTTTCGATGGATACAGATAGGTTAAGACATTCATTATCCACACAAATTAGTTATTACAATAATCTTATTCAAGAAAATCCTGAATGGGAGTATGTAGGTGTTTATGCTGATTTAGGAATAACGGGTACAAGTATTGAAAAAAGAGTGGAATTTAAAAGAATGATGGAAGATTGCAAGCGAGGAAAAATTGATTTAATTCTAACAAAGTCAATCCAACGTTTTGCACGGAATACGGTTGATTTATTAAATGTAGTTAGAGAATTAAAATCTCTAGGAATTGAAGTATGGTTTGAAAAAGAAAACATCCAATCTTTGAGTGGAGATGGAGAATTGATGCTTTCGATACTTGCTTCATTTGCACAAGAAGAAAGTCGTTCTATTTCAGAAAATGTAAAATGGGGAACAATTAAACGTTTTAAGCAAGGCATACCTAATGGGAAATTTAGTATTTATGGATATAGGTGGGAAGGAGAACACTTAGTCATCATTGAAGATGAAGCAAAAATTGTTAGAAGAATCTATAAAGAATATCTTTCAGGAAAATCGAGACTACAAATAGAAAAAATGTTTGATGTAGAGGGAATTAAGACAAGAAAAGGTTATAGGTGGGTAGATTCTAATATCAAAGTGATACTCACTAACATTCACTATACAGGAAATTTACTTTTTCAAAAAGAATATGTTGTAGATCCAATTTCAGGCAAGACTAGAAAAAACCGCGGAGAACTTCCTCAGTACTTTGTTGAAAATACACACGAAGCGATTATTTCAATGGAAGATTTCAAAAAAGTTGAGACTGAAATGAAAAGAAGAAGAAATGCAGGGGCGATTGGTAATCCTTCTATTAATACGACTGCATTAACGAGTAAAATTAGATGTGTACATTGCCAAAAAAATTTCCAAAGGGCTATCAGAAACCAAAAAGAAGCTAAAGTTTATACTTGGTTATGTGCTAATCGAAAAGCGGGCAAAAAAGCAAATTGTCAAACAGGAGAAATTAGAGAAGGTATTTTAAAAGAGATACTCCAAGAGGCATTAGGTGTTAAAGTAATCGATGATAAGTTAATAGAAGAAAAAATAGATTACATTGAAATTATCAAAAAAGAGAAGATAATCGTTTATAAAAACGATGGGCATGTTCTTGAAAAACCTTACAGAGAAAAAGATAGAAGTTCATATTATACAAAGGAAATAAGAGAACAATTATCAAAACAAAGACGGGATAAGCATCAGTATAAAAGAACTTATAATGCAACACCATTTACAGGACTTGTTGAATGTGGTAAGTGTGCTAATCCATATCGTAGTCAAGGGCGCACTTTGACAACAGGAGTTTATGAAAGACGAATGTACTGTAATACGAAATCTACCATTTGTCAAAATACAAGTATAAAACAATATACTTTAGAAAGAATTATTTGTGATGTGTTAAATATCGAATCTTTTGATGAAAAGACAATGGATGATAAGGTACAACGAATTTTTATCAATGATAATAAAGTGACAATACTTTTGAAAAACGGTATTGAAGAAACAAGGGTGTATAAAGAAAAACGTCCGTTTATACCTTGGTCTGAAGAAAGAAGAAAAAATCAGAAACAAAATCCAAGAGTATGGACTGATGAAGAACGATTAAAACAAAGTGAACTGATGAAAAAGGTAAGGAGAGAGAAAAAATGGTCAACAAGAAAGTAA
- a CDS encoding RNA polymerase subunit sigma-70, which translates to MNQLTQTKIIQLRNQGLGYTKIANQLNISVNTIKSFCRRNNVTIGNLQDNHLTKTKCEQCHAYIQQVKGRKVKRFCCNKCRNSWWNNHLDLVKRKAIYKCKCLNCRKTFEVYGNKNRKYCSHECYIEYRFRGVHHD; encoded by the coding sequence ATGAATCAATTAACACAAACAAAAATTATCCAATTACGAAATCAAGGACTAGGTTATACAAAAATAGCTAATCAATTAAATATATCAGTAAATACGATTAAGTCTTTTTGCAGAAGAAACAATGTAACCATAGGGAATTTGCAAGATAATCATCTGACTAAAACTAAATGCGAACAGTGTCATGCCTATATACAACAAGTAAAAGGAAGAAAAGTAAAAAGATTTTGTTGTAATAAGTGTAGAAATAGTTGGTGGAATAATCATCTTGATTTAGTGAAACGAAAAGCCATCTATAAATGTAAGTGTCTAAATTGTAGAAAAACATTTGAAGTGTATGGAAATAAAAACCGTAAATACTGTAGTCATGAATGTTATATAGAGTATCGTTTTAGAGGCGTTCATCATGATTAA
- a CDS encoding recombinase family protein — protein sequence MVNKKVTTIPATINPYHFKPINDVKKRKVAGYARVSTDSDEQQTSYETQVAYYTNYIKGRDDWEFVNVYTDEGISATTTRKREGFNKMIEDALNGEIDLIVTKSVSRFARNTVDSLSTIRKLKENGTEVYFEKESIWTFDSKGELLITIMSSLAQEESRSISENVTWGKRKRMADGKVTIPYSRVLGFEKGKEGNILVNHEQAEIVRQIFGLFLQGMTPHSIAVYLTKKEIKSPGGKDRWNQGTIRRMLSNEKYKGDALLQKEFTVDYLSKKKKKNEGEVPQYYVEGNHEAIISPPVFDLVQEELKKRCVKKSTRYSGVSIFSNKVKCAECGNWFGAKVWHSTSLYKKKIYQCNHKFKGSKKCRTPHLTEDEIKLYFIKAINSLTADREEVIENIKLVQETLCNMGHLKVEKQELHNELEALVVQIQEMIDRNARVVQNQESYQVQYNQLIMSYNLKKERYDELEILMTKRKAKFEKLTVFIQNLEQIDDIIKDFDASMWGSLVEYLEVDRDKKVIVVFKYGTQIKIEN from the coding sequence ATGGTCAACAAGAAAGTAACTACTATACCTGCAACGATAAATCCTTATCATTTCAAGCCAATCAATGATGTGAAAAAAAGAAAGGTTGCAGGGTATGCCCGTGTATCAACTGATAGTGATGAGCAACAGACTAGTTATGAAACACAGGTGGCTTATTACACAAATTACATTAAAGGTAGAGATGATTGGGAGTTTGTCAATGTTTATACGGATGAAGGGATATCAGCCACCACTACTAGAAAGCGAGAGGGTTTTAATAAGATGATAGAGGATGCATTAAATGGAGAAATCGATTTAATCGTCACCAAATCAGTTAGTAGGTTTGCAAGAAATACAGTGGATAGTCTTTCAACTATTCGAAAGTTAAAAGAAAACGGAACAGAAGTTTATTTTGAAAAAGAATCAATTTGGACATTTGATAGTAAGGGAGAATTACTTATTACTATTATGTCATCACTCGCTCAAGAAGAAAGTCGATCTATTTCAGAGAATGTCACATGGGGTAAGCGTAAAAGAATGGCTGATGGCAAAGTGACTATTCCTTATTCAAGAGTTTTAGGTTTTGAAAAAGGAAAGGAGGGTAACATATTAGTCAATCATGAACAAGCAGAGATAGTGAGACAAATATTCGGATTATTTTTACAAGGAATGACACCACATAGTATTGCGGTATATTTAACGAAAAAAGAAATTAAATCACCTGGAGGAAAAGATAGATGGAATCAAGGCACGATAAGACGTATGCTTTCAAATGAAAAGTACAAAGGAGATGCACTGCTACAAAAGGAGTTCACGGTAGATTACTTGAGTAAAAAAAAGAAGAAAAATGAAGGAGAAGTGCCACAGTACTATGTTGAAGGAAATCATGAGGCAATTATTAGTCCACCAGTATTTGACTTGGTGCAAGAAGAATTGAAAAAACGATGTGTTAAGAAAAGTACACGATACAGTGGAGTAAGCATTTTTTCAAATAAGGTAAAATGTGCAGAATGTGGAAATTGGTTTGGTGCAAAAGTATGGCATTCTACTAGTCTTTATAAAAAGAAAATTTATCAGTGTAATCATAAGTTCAAAGGTAGCAAGAAATGTAGGACACCACATTTAACAGAAGATGAAATTAAATTGTATTTTATCAAAGCGATAAATTCTTTGACAGCAGATAGAGAAGAAGTTATAGAAAATATTAAACTAGTTCAAGAAACTTTATGTAATATGGGTCATTTAAAAGTAGAGAAACAAGAACTTCATAATGAATTAGAAGCCTTAGTTGTACAAATTCAAGAGATGATTGATAGAAATGCCAGAGTAGTTCAAAATCAAGAAAGTTATCAAGTTCAGTACAATCAACTAATAATGAGTTATAACTTGAAAAAAGAACGCTATGATGAACTCGAAATACTTATGACTAAAAGGAAGGCAAAGTTTGAAAAGTTAACGGTGTTTATTCAAAACTTGGAACAAATAGATGATATCATAAAAGACTTTGATGCAAGCATGTGGGGAAGTTTAGTTGAATACTTAGAAGTAGATAGAGATAAAAAAGTAATAGTTGTTTTTAAATATGGAACACAAATAAAAATAGAAAATTAG
- a CDS encoding site-specific DNA-methyltransferase: MNCIKNSSGTDPPYNTGNKDFIYNDSFVDKTDGYSHSKWLSFMEQRLEIARELLSDEGVIFISIDDNEQAQLKLLCDEVFGEENYVGHFIWVRKKKGSFLNKKIRKMTEYVLCYTSNERIKFFGEDAYSNKMQPIVKRTNSLKMLKFSKYTIKTKLKDGEYKKGKYTSGNTGVEFLNDFIVKDSIVISELLVNGRFVWTQDFLDNELNQGTFVELSSKFGFNVLRHNQDEKFKTPSSLINSDNGVGTNEDASDELSKLLNLELEDVFNYSKPTSLIKYLISFIKKEFINATILDFFAGFYVIIMLVVKSLIKSRVLVILQNIKTQVSNNLCVV, encoded by the coding sequence TTGAATTGTATCAAAAACAGCTCGGGAACAGACCCACCTTATAACACTGGGAATAAAGACTTCATTTATAACGACAGCTTTGTTGATAAAACAGACGGTTATTCACATAGCAAATGGCTATCCTTTATGGAACAAAGACTTGAAATTGCCAGAGAACTTTTAAGTGATGAGGGTGTTATTTTCATCTCTATTGATGATAACGAACAAGCACAACTAAAATTACTTTGTGATGAAGTGTTTGGGGAAGAAAATTATGTAGGACACTTTATTTGGGTCAGAAAGAAAAAAGGTTCTTTTCTTAATAAAAAAATTAGAAAAATGACAGAATATGTACTATGTTATACCTCTAATGAAAGAATAAAATTTTTTGGAGAAGATGCGTATTCTAATAAAATGCAACCTATTGTAAAAAGAACTAATTCATTAAAAATGCTTAAATTTTCTAAATACACCATAAAAACAAAGTTAAAAGATGGTGAATACAAAAAGGGAAAATATACTAGTGGTAACACAGGAGTTGAATTTTTAAATGATTTTATAGTAAAAGATAGTATTGTTATAAGTGAGTTGTTAGTGAATGGTCGGTTTGTGTGGACGCAAGATTTTTTAGATAACGAATTAAATCAAGGAACATTTGTAGAGTTATCTTCTAAATTTGGATTTAATGTATTACGACATAATCAAGATGAAAAATTTAAAACTCCATCAAGTCTGATAAATTCTGATAATGGGGTTGGTACAAATGAAGATGCAAGTGATGAGTTATCTAAGTTACTTAATTTGGAATTAGAAGATGTATTTAACTATTCTAAGCCAACATCACTAATAAAATATTTAATAAGTTTTATTAAAAAAGAATTCATTAATGCAACCATCCTCGACTTTTTCGCAGGGTTTTATGTCATAATTATGTTAGTGGTAAAAAGTCTAATAAAATCAAGGGTTTTAGTGATTCTACAAAATATTAAAACTCAAGTAAGTAATAATCTATGTGTTGTTTAG